The following proteins are co-located in the Palaemon carinicauda isolate YSFRI2023 chromosome 3, ASM3689809v2, whole genome shotgun sequence genome:
- the LOC137637837 gene encoding rhodopsin-like translates to MGYWEDPTNMASSGMPSTNPYGNYTVVDTVPHNLLYMVDTHWYQFPPMNPLWYNLIAFWMVVMGSLAIGGNFVVIWVFMNTKSLRTPANMYVVNLAFSDFGMMLTMCPPILVNCYYQTWAFSDVACHIYGMLGSVFGTASIWSMVFITLDRYNVIVKGLSGQPLTANGALLRIFIVWAQTLFWGILPLFGFCRYVPEGNMTACGTDYLSEDIYSQVYLYLYAADCYILPLFFIIFSYTFIMKAVFNHEKQMREQAKKMGVKSLRNDPEAKKTSNECRLAKVALTTVSLWFIAWTPYFVINMAGLLYKPMVTPLFSIWGSVFAKANAVYNPIVYAISHPKYRAAMEKKIPCLSCATERDEDASNASDATTVASTNEKE, encoded by the coding sequence ATGGGATACTGGGAAGATCCTACTAACATGGCCAGTAGCGGTATGCCCTCAACAAACCCCTACGGGAACTACACCGTAGTTGACACGGTGCCCCATAACCTCCTCTATATGGTTGATACCCACTGGTACCAGTTTCCTCCTATGAACCCTCTTTGGTATAATCTGATCGCATTTTGGATGGTCGTCATGGGCTCCCTTGCTATTGGGGGTAACTTCGTTGTCATCTGGGTCTTCATGAACACCAAGTCTCTCCGAACTCCTGCTAATATGTACGTCGTGAATTTGGCTTTTTCCGACTTTGGAATGATGCTTACCATGTGCCCACCAATTCTAGTCAACTGCTATTACCAGACGTGGGCTTTCAGCGATGTCGCCTGCCACATATATGGAATGTTGGGTTCTGTCTTTGGAACAGCATCTATTTGGTCGATGGTTTTTATCACTTTGGATCGTTACAATGTCATCGTGAAGGGTCTTTCAGGACAGCCATTGACTGCCAATGGTGCTTTACTGCGAATTTTCATTGTATGGGCACAAACACTATTTTGGGGTATTCTTCCTCTCTTTGGCTTTTGTAGGTATGTTCCTGAAGGCAACATGACCGCCTGCGGTACTGATTACCTCTCTGAAGATATTTATAGTCAAGTATACCTGTATCTTTATGCCGCAGATTGCTACATCCTTCCTCTATTCTTCATTATCTTTAGCTATACATTCATCATGAAAGCTGTTTTCAACCATGAAAAACAAATGCGGGAACAAGCTAAAAAAATGGGTGTAAAGTCCCTGAGAAATGACCCAGAAGCTAAAAAGACTTCAAACGAATGCCGTCTTGCGAAGGTTGCCCTAACGACTGTGTCCCTATGGTTTATTGCGTGGACTCCTTACTTTGTCATCAATATGGCAGGTCTTCTATACAAGCCTATGGTCACTCCTCTGTTTTCCATTTGGGGTTCAGTGTTTGCTAAGGCCAATGCAGTGTACAACCCTATTGTTTATGCTATCAGTCATCCCAAATACAGAGCTGCTATGGAAAAGAAGATTCCATGCCTCTCATGCGCTACTGAAAGAGATGAGGATGCCAGCAACGCCTCTGATGCCACGACAGTTGCATCTACCAATGAAAAGGAATAG